Proteins encoded within one genomic window of Spirochaeta isovalerica:
- a CDS encoding SET domain-containing protein-lysine N-methyltransferase has translation MSSEIIAGKEDIRLFFKERNITYLKRCRIEWKPLLEKKLHKSPYYLENREEFIDLDNRYGVQIDRSEMAPVYIKKINDKVGYGLFAADNLKKDDFIGEYTGVVRETIELTEAFEDGSWETDFSWDYPDEVGDAALEINGRLEGNELRYVNHGKECNLDVEHTLHDGLWVIFFIANRDIAKDEQLLVSYGEEYWNGGFRKLDELNIREDGK, from the coding sequence ATGTCGTCGGAGATTATTGCCGGTAAAGAGGATATCCGGCTTTTTTTTAAAGAGAGAAACATAACTTACCTGAAGCGGTGCCGTATCGAGTGGAAACCGCTTCTTGAAAAGAAGCTCCATAAAAGTCCTTATTATCTTGAGAACAGAGAAGAATTTATCGATCTTGATAATCGTTACGGCGTTCAGATCGACCGTTCGGAAATGGCTCCCGTCTATATTAAAAAGATCAACGATAAAGTCGGATACGGATTATTCGCAGCGGATAATTTGAAAAAAGATGATTTCATCGGCGAGTATACGGGAGTTGTCAGGGAAACCATTGAACTGACGGAAGCCTTTGAAGATGGCTCGTGGGAAACGGATTTTTCCTGGGATTACCCCGATGAAGTCGGTGATGCCGCACTTGAAATCAATGGTCGCCTGGAAGGAAATGAACTCCGCTATGTCAATCATGGTAAGGAATGCAATCTCGATGTGGAGCACACCCTGCACGATGGTTTGTGGGTTATCTTTTTTATCGCCAACAGGGATATAGCCAAAGACGAACAACTCCTGGTTTCATATGGGGAAGAATACTGGAACGGAGGTTTCAGGAAGCTGGACGAACTGAATATCAGGGAGGATGGAAAATGA
- a CDS encoding ATP-binding protein, which translates to MRMIQFRGKEYKHINFNINSRSDLSSILENIGEMIIPGLKIEKDLFFHSISELVNNSICAHREKNVDQPVRLRFSVENDDLVITIRDKGKGFDTNDLPYNLDDPVSAIDINGKKFQIYREKYNYKRFGTGLFNAKKIFDSFELYFFDQSDRVLPYDSQVIEGTLVKLKTKLS; encoded by the coding sequence ATGCGGATGATCCAATTCAGAGGAAAAGAATACAAACACATTAATTTCAACATCAACAGCCGTTCCGATCTCAGCTCCATTCTCGAAAATATCGGGGAAATGATAATTCCCGGATTAAAAATCGAAAAAGACCTTTTTTTTCACTCTATTTCCGAACTGGTCAACAATTCCATATGCGCCCACAGAGAGAAAAACGTCGACCAGCCGGTCCGCTTGCGTTTCTCCGTGGAAAATGACGATCTTGTTATCACAATCCGCGATAAAGGAAAGGGATTCGATACGAATGATCTACCGTACAATCTCGATGATCCTGTTTCCGCTATTGATATTAACGGCAAAAAATTTCAGATTTACAGGGAAAAATACAATTACAAACGGTTCGGAACGGGTTTATTTAACGCCAAAAAGATTTTTGACAGTTTTGAGCTCTATTTTTTCGATCAGTCAGACAGGGTTCTTCCTTATGATTCACAGGTAATAGAGGGAACTCTCGTAAAGCTTAAAACAAAACTTTCTTGA
- a CDS encoding anti-sigma factor antagonist (This anti-anti-sigma factor, or anti-sigma factor antagonist, belongs to a family that includes characterized members SpoIIAA, RsbV, RsfA, and RsfB.) has product MELKIMKSNDIYIIDVNGEMDLYNSYKLKDLVIKMLDKKVNKFIINLNNVEYIDSSGIGALIFICSTLKKSNLHLYISNIRGSVKKVIELTKLTGYLPLAGTVQDALELLKKV; this is encoded by the coding sequence TTGGAATTAAAAATCATGAAGAGCAATGACATTTATATCATTGATGTAAATGGAGAGATGGATTTGTATAACTCTTACAAATTAAAAGATCTCGTAATCAAAATGCTTGATAAAAAGGTTAATAAATTCATTATCAACCTGAACAATGTGGAATATATCGATTCCAGTGGTATCGGTGCTCTTATTTTTATCTGTTCAACTTTAAAGAAAAGCAATCTTCATCTCTATATCAGCAACATCCGCGGTTCTGTAAAAAAAGTTATTGAACTGACTAAGCTGACCGGCTATCTCCCTCTGGCGGGAACGGTCCAGGATGCACTGGAATTACTGAAGAAGGTATAA
- a CDS encoding ion transporter, with the protein MKAFKKFLENLVMIAITLVILFTFVEDLAAYLMWDWNIRKILLFTGFGFDLFFTLEFLIRYTASIAKGDTVEYLVHRRGWVDFIASVPLLLFNSGPSVYFLLSGAAFAGGAGVLNILKVVKAVRVARILRMLRVLKIFRSIKSVDSLMTQRHMTRIISTVVVSIIAVMFFGSLLFSEGLISSPAVEARNDIRDRVVDQIDSSIQEGNSLSQILNTRNDILLVKSEGKSVFSRFTDKQYDVNFGPGDYQYVYRNKTEVFFDLRYSNAEEALPGMLLLLTIVFTVVILMLFYSPHFAMTISDPVFVMLKGMREKNYNLEVDIPGRYRNDDIFRLSAEYNDRFLTLKARGDEEDSEGDSVLKMEDLGDLSDLLG; encoded by the coding sequence ATGAAAGCGTTCAAGAAATTTCTGGAAAACCTGGTCATGATCGCCATCACACTGGTCATTCTTTTCACTTTTGTCGAAGATCTGGCCGCTTATCTCATGTGGGACTGGAACATACGGAAAATCCTGCTTTTTACAGGATTCGGTTTCGACCTTTTCTTTACTCTCGAATTTCTTATCAGGTACACCGCTTCCATAGCAAAAGGGGATACCGTTGAATATCTGGTGCACCGGAGAGGGTGGGTCGATTTCATCGCCTCTGTTCCTCTTCTGCTGTTTAATTCCGGTCCATCGGTTTATTTTCTCCTTTCCGGAGCGGCTTTTGCCGGCGGCGCAGGTGTCCTCAATATTCTGAAGGTTGTCAAGGCCGTGCGGGTAGCCCGCATACTGAGGATGCTGAGAGTCTTGAAAATATTCCGAAGCATAAAATCTGTCGACTCCCTGATGACCCAGCGGCATATGACCAGAATCATTTCAACCGTAGTCGTTTCGATTATCGCTGTAATGTTCTTCGGTTCTCTTCTTTTTTCCGAAGGTCTGATATCCTCCCCCGCAGTGGAAGCCAGGAATGATATCAGGGATAGAGTCGTTGATCAGATAGATTCTTCCATCCAGGAGGGAAATAGTCTTTCTCAGATTCTCAACACCAGAAATGACATTCTTCTGGTGAAAAGCGAAGGGAAGTCGGTATTCTCACGCTTTACGGACAAACAGTATGATGTGAATTTCGGTCCCGGTGATTATCAGTATGTATACAGGAATAAAACCGAAGTCTTTTTCGATCTCCGGTATAGCAATGCCGAAGAGGCTCTGCCGGGTATGCTGCTTCTGCTGACCATAGTCTTTACCGTTGTTATCCTTATGTTGTTTTACAGTCCCCATTTTGCCATGACAATTTCGGATCCAGTCTTTGTAATGCTGAAAGGCATGAGGGAAAAGAATTACAATCTTGAAGTCGATATCCCGGGCAGATACAGAAATGATGACATTTTCCGCCTTTCAGCGGAGTATAACGACCGGTTCCTCACTCTCAAAGCCAGGGGTGATGAAGAGGATAGTGAAGGGGACAGTGTTCTGAAAATGGAAGATCTCGGCGATCTTTCAGACTTACTCGGCTGA
- a CDS encoding inosine/guanosine kinase → MKFPGRRKTKHYFPVGSHGRIPLDQTLEKNNESYITGIEQLLIDIEVNVSDEFLKEFGISKGQSMVLDDRMVASILTRLEEEQIVAEFAGGTIGNTLHNYSVLTDDRSVLLGTISETMRVGDYAFNYVCNTSSHVSLSYLQPVDGDLAKAICFVTPDKERTFCISKGIMNELDPSYVNEEVIKGSSALLITAYLLRDENAPIFHSTMKAVSIAREYNVPVVLTMGTSSLIQEKHDFLVEFIKNYVNVAAMNDEEAKALSGTDDPLLAGTKILEMTDLVLLTVGSQGLYMCGYVDREAARETKDQIHSKSIAEYNKFEYSRSMKRQDCKDPVKIYTHINPYMGGPGAITNTNGAGDAALAAVLHDIAANAFHRKLQPSSPKHSAPFLTYSSIHQISKYANRVSFEVLSQNSPRLSRGLPDREENLKDAYWDL, encoded by the coding sequence ATGAAATTTCCCGGCAGGAGAAAAACAAAACATTATTTCCCCGTAGGCAGTCATGGTAGAATTCCGCTGGATCAGACGCTCGAAAAGAACAATGAGAGCTATATTACCGGGATTGAACAGCTTCTGATCGACATAGAAGTGAATGTCAGCGATGAATTTCTGAAAGAGTTCGGTATTTCCAAAGGACAGTCGATGGTTCTTGACGACCGGATGGTGGCTTCCATTCTAACCAGACTTGAGGAAGAGCAGATCGTGGCTGAGTTTGCCGGGGGAACCATCGGAAATACCCTCCATAATTACTCAGTTCTGACCGATGACAGATCCGTCCTTCTGGGAACAATCAGCGAAACCATGAGAGTGGGGGATTACGCTTTCAATTATGTCTGCAATACTTCCAGCCACGTGAGCCTCTCCTATCTTCAGCCTGTTGATGGAGATTTGGCAAAAGCCATTTGTTTTGTTACACCTGACAAGGAAAGGACATTCTGCATCAGCAAGGGAATCATGAACGAACTGGATCCCTCATACGTCAACGAAGAGGTTATAAAGGGAAGTTCCGCACTTCTTATTACAGCGTATCTGCTACGGGATGAAAATGCTCCCATATTCCACTCAACGATGAAAGCTGTCTCCATTGCGAGGGAGTACAACGTTCCGGTTGTTCTGACCATGGGAACGAGTTCCCTTATTCAAGAAAAACATGATTTTCTTGTGGAGTTTATAAAAAATTATGTCAATGTCGCTGCCATGAATGATGAAGAAGCCAAAGCCCTTTCCGGAACGGATGATCCTCTTCTGGCTGGAACAAAAATCCTGGAGATGACGGATCTTGTACTCCTTACAGTCGGTTCTCAGGGCTTGTATATGTGCGGATATGTGGATAGAGAGGCTGCCAGGGAGACGAAAGACCAGATTCACAGCAAATCCATAGCCGAATACAATAAATTCGAATACAGCCGGTCCATGAAGAGGCAGGACTGCAAGGATCCCGTGAAAATATACACCCATATCAATCCTTACATGGGAGGCCCCGGAGCCATTACCAATACGAACGGCGCCGGAGATGCCGCTCTGGCAGCTGTTCTTCACGATATAGCAGCAAATGCTTTCCACAGAAAGCTGCAGCCTTCATCGCCGAAGCACTCGGCTCCTTTCCTGACCTATTCATCCATACATCAGATCAGCAAATATGCCAACAGAGTCAGTTTTGAAGTGCTGAGTCAGAATTCTCCCCGTCTCTCGAGAGGTCTTCCCGATAGAGAGGAGAATCTGAAGGATGCGTACTGGGATCTTTAG
- a CDS encoding ATP-binding protein — MSKMILKDDNHPLFNTDQMFFKEFPSDFRQIRYFTLLIVQKAPPEIKELNLLEQQISELIKNAVKHGNKSDPDKKIKVWYYFSQEETRLIVEDEGKGFTKIDEWNDFNAKRQECLKNNDFEKLADYVAYTTEESDYHDGGNAMFAALEFWNEGVVFTEKANCVAVGKTYPKKQKGITIGE; from the coding sequence ATGTCAAAAATGATTCTGAAAGATGACAATCATCCACTATTCAATACAGATCAGATGTTCTTCAAGGAATTTCCCAGCGACTTCCGTCAGATCCGTTATTTTACACTACTGATCGTTCAGAAAGCCCCGCCTGAAATCAAGGAACTCAACCTGCTCGAGCAACAGATAAGCGAGCTTATCAAAAATGCCGTAAAGCACGGCAATAAGAGCGATCCGGATAAAAAGATTAAAGTCTGGTATTATTTTTCCCAGGAAGAAACACGGTTGATCGTGGAAGATGAAGGGAAAGGATTCACCAAAATTGATGAATGGAACGACTTCAATGCCAAACGACAGGAATGTCTGAAAAACAACGATTTTGAAAAACTGGCTGACTATGTTGCCTACACAACAGAGGAAAGCGATTATCACGATGGCGGAAACGCTATGTTCGCCGCTCTGGAATTCTGGAATGAAGGTGTCGTGTTCACTGAAAAGGCCAATTGTGTGGCCGTCGGTAAAACATATCCCAAAAAACAAAAGGGTATCACTATCGGCGAATAG
- a CDS encoding HD domain-containing protein, with translation MKAEIISYLEEQFSVPVRDPLWKHIYMTKGHRDIINHKDFRFLDGLRQLGPASHVYPGAIHTRLSHSIGVFYLARQMVRAIIISPYCPPITLDGVKAFLSAALLHDIGHFPHAHTLQDFPLKDHEVLSGEIIRNGSIRKIIKDSALTDPDMTAAIIDKKSDWKGSSEILFFRNLLSSPVDPDKLDYLNRDAYFCGVPYGTQDIDFVISQIYPTREGIAISRKGTSALENVLFSKYLMYKSVYWHKSVRISTALIRKAIYEALKYGYLEKEQLYRMNDHDFHKFCSESKEEALHLVDKAEFPWKYKVIEDVCFNNDSQLHNKLTDADYKSNYESELNYRIKNETGIDPGKYDVLIDVPSRISFELPFKSETVFTRPVVDGFTEALRRIRLIVKEETAHKLREKNIDLNGLSAE, from the coding sequence ATGAAAGCAGAAATTATCAGCTACCTGGAAGAGCAATTTTCCGTTCCGGTCCGCGATCCCCTCTGGAAACATATCTATATGACGAAAGGCCACCGGGACATCATCAACCATAAAGATTTCAGATTTCTTGACGGATTAAGGCAGCTTGGTCCGGCAAGCCATGTGTATCCCGGAGCTATTCATACAAGGCTCAGCCACAGCATCGGGGTTTTTTATCTGGCGAGACAGATGGTGCGGGCAATCATTATTTCACCATACTGTCCCCCTATTACACTTGATGGTGTTAAAGCATTTCTCAGCGCGGCACTGCTCCATGATATCGGACATTTTCCCCACGCCCACACGCTCCAGGATTTTCCCTTAAAGGATCACGAAGTGTTGTCGGGAGAGATTATCCGAAATGGATCGATCAGGAAAATAATCAAAGACTCGGCTCTGACCGACCCGGATATGACAGCAGCGATTATCGATAAGAAAAGCGATTGGAAAGGAAGCAGCGAAATCCTCTTTTTCAGAAATCTCCTTTCCTCTCCCGTTGATCCCGACAAGCTGGATTATCTGAATAGAGATGCCTATTTCTGCGGTGTGCCTTATGGAACGCAGGATATTGATTTTGTGATTTCTCAGATCTATCCAACCAGAGAAGGCATAGCCATCAGCCGAAAAGGAACCTCAGCGCTGGAAAACGTTCTCTTCTCAAAATACCTTATGTATAAATCTGTTTACTGGCACAAGTCCGTGCGCATATCCACAGCATTGATTCGCAAAGCAATTTACGAAGCTTTAAAATACGGTTATCTGGAAAAAGAACAGCTTTACAGAATGAATGATCACGATTTTCACAAATTCTGTTCCGAAAGCAAAGAAGAAGCGCTCCATCTGGTAGATAAAGCCGAGTTTCCCTGGAAGTACAAAGTGATAGAGGATGTTTGTTTCAATAATGATTCGCAGCTGCATAACAAGCTGACCGATGCCGACTACAAATCGAATTATGAGAGCGAGCTGAATTATAGAATAAAAAATGAAACCGGCATCGACCCGGGAAAGTATGATGTTCTGATAGATGTTCCCTCACGCATATCCTTCGAACTCCCTTTCAAGTCGGAAACGGTTTTCACCCGGCCCGTAGTCGATGGGTTTACAGAAGCCCTGCGACGGATCCGTTTGATTGTAAAAGAGGAGACGGCGCATAAACTGAGAGAAAAAAATATAGATCTGAACGGATTATCAGCCGAGTAA